One Phaseolus vulgaris cultivar G19833 chromosome 4, P. vulgaris v2.0, whole genome shotgun sequence DNA window includes the following coding sequences:
- the LOC137838301 gene encoding uncharacterized protein: protein MIPVEIQENSPRFQNFMVKDSNEERKVNLDLLDEAREEARIKVEALKRRVEYKYSSKLRPRQFQVADLVMQNAHSYQLENKLSPKWTGPFRVTKAPGNGAYRLETLEGGAIPRTWNATNLNFYFS from the coding sequence atgattccagtagaaatccaggagaactcGCCACGTTTCCAGAACTTCATGGTCAAAGAttccaatgaagagagaaaggtgaacctggacctactggacgaagcaagggaggaagcaaggatcaaggttgaagccttgaagagaagggtggagtacaaatacagctccaagctgagacctcgaCAGTTCCAGGTTGCCGACCTGGTGATGCAAAACGCCCACTCGTAccagctagagaacaagttgtcccccaagtggactggtcctttcagAGTGACAAAGGCCCctgggaatggagcatacaggctcgAGACATTAGAAGgtggggcgatccctcgtacttggaacgcgaccaaccttaacttttatttcagttaa